TTCTTTCGCGTTAACACTGCGTACAAGCAGCATGGCCAGTTGTCCGGGGCCGATCAGATCCGCCATCGGTGTTCCCAGAAGCGCATCAGCAGCGGTTCCCAGCAGCACATCTGTATTCCAACTGGCCTGGACGATCAGATTGTCCTGATCCTGGGTTACGGCCAGCAGTACGCCATGCGGTTGAATCAGCCCGGGAATATGGATCGGCTCCTTCTCGCAGTTCGTCAGATCCACGGCTTCCTTGGGGCTTAGTCCGGTCTCGTTCAGTAACGTCCGGTTGAGCGGTTGATTCTCGTTTTGTGCTTTGAAATCTGCCATAGGTGATGGTCCTCCAGTGATGTATTTGTTTCAAAAGCATTTTTTGCGTAGACTCATTCTAACGTACTTCAGGCTGAAATAACAATCAGACCACGCACAACCAATTGAAATAGATAACGCTGATCATGTGTTACAGGAATCCCGATCAGGTATAATTATTAGGGATAGGGCATAATCTTAGGAGGCTGTCAGGTAAGCCATTACACGCACAGCCCATGATCCGAGGTGACCAAGATGAGACGATACAGACGTTCCGGCAGAGACCTGGTTTCTTTGCTTCTGGGTGTATTCTCCATACTGATCATTGCCTTCTACGTAATCCGGTATCTTCTGCAGACCGTATCCTTTGCACCTTAGAGCCTTGAATCCTGCCATGCAAAAAGGAGCATTTGGGGGAAATGCTCCTCTTCGGCTTGCATATACCATCTGTTAAGCTGCACTTCCAGACGATTTGTAATCCGGAAGGTATACCATTAATTTACCTTAAAAATGACATTAATACAAGTATTTCCTTCTATTCCAGCGTAAATGTGAACAAATCATGGATGCGCTGCTCTGCAGGCCTGCACGGGTAAGAATACCGTCCCGGCCGGACTTTGCCGGCTAAGGGATGTGCCCATTATAATGGACCTACTCTGCGCAGAGATTAACCTTGGAAGGAACTTACACATGGACCCAAATCCCCTCTTTAACGCCTGGAGGACGTTCGGGTTCCGTGATCCGGCCGGGTTACGGGAATATGACGCGGTGCTGCCGGACCGGCCGTCCGCTGCGGGCTTTTGGGACCCTGTCCGTTAGCATATAAGCATAGTCCTTATTCTTCTGCCGCCTTCTGCAGAATGGACCGCACGAACGCAGTCTTACCCTCACAATACGCATCGATATCGTAGCGGTGCTGCCCAGCGAGCTGCTGCTTGACCGCCTGATACTCGTCACGTGCAGACGGATGGGCGCGCAGATAGTCCCGGAACGCGATATGCTCCAGGTAGCCTTTGCCGTCCTGCGGGCATACGTAGAGGTGATACTTCATGAAGCTGTCGTCGTGCTTGCTCCTGAAGGCCTCCCTGCCCTCAATGCCCAGATTGCCCTGATGCTCATAGCCGAACGACTCTAGTCTGCGGATGATCTCCGGAAGCTTATCATAGCTCTCCATCACCAGATCAATATCAATGACCGGCTTGGCCCATAAACCCTCAATAGAGGTGCTGCCAACATGCTCCGAGCCGATAATCAGGTCACCGGCAATTTCAAGCATCCGGGCTTCAATCCGGAGGTATTCCTCCTTCCAGGCCGGATCATAGGGAACGACTTCAACAACCTTCGTCTTCTCAGCGATGATTCTTCGCCTCCTTCAGCGGGTAACTACTCCGTACTCCAGGATAAAAGACACCCCGCTATCTCATACTAACCCACAGAGACGGAGGTGAACAGTGTGCCCAAGAATAACGCAGACGCGAAGCTTGACCGTGAGGACAACCGCGCCGACAGCAAGCATAATCAGCAGAATCACGCCAGTATCACTGAAATCCCACAGATGGTGACTCCGAATAAAGCAGCCAATGTCGTGCCAAGCTTAAACGGCGTAACCAAGAACGAAACCTGATTCCCGCTTCCCCATGCTTTTCAGACCAGGCGTCCCCTATACTAAAGGTGGCAGCCTGGTCTTTTGCCGGGCAGAGCAGTTATACTATAAAACGAAATGATAGAATAAGAGAGCTTAACCTTAGCTTCGAATTATCCATTTAAGGAAACCCATTCATCCAGAAAAGAGTGAACGTATGACGATAGGATTTTTTGACTCGGGCATTGGCGGGTTAACTGTGCTGCATCAGGTGCTGAAGCTTATGCCGCAAGAGGATTATCTCTTCTATGCAGATACCGACCATGTTCCCTATGGCGAGAAAACAAAAGAGGAAGTCAGAGCATATATCCTGCAAGCGGTGGAATTCATTGCCCGGCAGGATATCACAGCCCTGGTCATCGCTTGTAATACAGCTACCAGTATCGTAATCGAGGAGCTTAGAAGCCGCTATACCTTCCCTGTGCTCGGGATCGAGCCGGCCGTGAAGCCTGCGGTTGAACAATCCGAGGGCCAGCAGCAAAGAGTGCTAGTGTTAGCTACCCGCCTGACGCTGCAGGAGAAGAAATATCATGATCTGGTCCACCGCATAGACCCTGGTGAGCGGGTGGATAGTCTGCCGCTGCCCGGGCTGGTCCAGTATGCCGAGCAGTTTGAGTTCCGTGAAGAGAAGATTATCCCTTATCTCCAGAAGGAGCTGGCTCACCTGAACCTTGCGCGCTACAGCACCGTGGTCCTCGGCTGCACTCATTTCCCCTACTTCGAGGATAGCCTGCGGAAGGTATTTCCGCCCGGGGTGAAGTTCATCTCCGGCAGCCGCGGCACGGCCAGACACCTGAAGCAGCTCCTTGGAACCAAAGGTGAGATCAACCAGGGTACAGGCAATATACGCTACTACAGATCAGGTGTTGAGGTAGACGATTCCGCGTTATTATCTAAGTATGACGGCCTGTTCAAGCGGCTGGATGTAATGGAAGCAGCAGCGGCTGACATACCGGACCGCAGCTCTGAGGGGGAGTTCATATGAGTCACTACGAAGCCATGATGGGAAGATTACGCCAGAATCCGCTGAAGAATATCACGCTGCTCAAAATGTTAACTGCCTATCATGCGCAGATTGATAGCGTACTAATTGAACAAGAGCAGGACTGGGGCGTGCTGCTGCTCATGCGTGCCGGAACCTTCGGCTACGATCAACGGACCTATCCCGAAGCAGATACGGTTGTCCTTATGGATTACAGCAGTCCTGAAGTCTTCCCCGCTCTGCTGGAGCGCCTGCCCAGAGAGGCGAAGCTGGTCTTCAAGCTGCAGGAGCAGGCGTACCGGCAGGCGCTGGAGCCTTATTTCACGCTGCGCCGGGTCCGTAGCCTCTACTCCTATTCCACGGACGGCGGTCCGGGCTTCCGCGTGGATGAGGATTGCATCCTCAGTGAGTCTGTCGATGAACGGCTGCTGCCGCTGTGGATGGCGAACGACTATACAATGGAAGAGCTAAGGCATTATTTCGAGGAAGGGGCTTTTTCGGTCTCCTTATTTGACGGGGATACGCCCCTCAGTACATGTATCGTGTACCGCAATGAGGAGCGCGTCTGGGAGATTGGTGCCGTCCATACCGCTGAAGAAGCCCGACAACGCGGACTGGCGCAGCGCGTCGTCCGGACAGCGGTAGTCCACACTCTGGACAGGGGCTATATTCCCCGCTATCAGGTACTGGAGAGTAATCTCGCTTCCATCCGCCTGGCCGAGTCCATCGGGCTTACCCGTGCAGTCACGCTGGAGCACTGGCTTAATTATTGAGGCGGTGTTATTCCCTTGCTCATCAGAATGCTGATATTCTCCTGCTGGCGGTACTCTGTCGGGGTAAGCCCGTATTTCTTGCGGAACATCTGGGTGAAATGGCGCATGTCCTGATACCCTACCCGCTCTGCGATGTCCGCCAGCCTCAGCCCGGGATTGAGCAGCAGCAGCTTCGCCTGCTCCAGCCGGAGCGAGGTGACATATTCCTTGTACCCCTGTCCGGTCTTAAGCTTGAACAGCTGGCTGAAATAGGCCGGATTCAGAAACACCACTGAGGCGATCCTCTCCAGCGACAGCTCCTCATGGAAATGCTCCTTAATATACTGCAGCGCCACCTCAATCGCCTTCTCCCCGCTCCCCTTCGCCGGAGCAAGCGGCAGCGACTGGAACGCCGAAGCCTCCCGCATCCGCTTCACAATCTGCGGCACCTCATGGAAGTCACAGCTAAGCCCGGAATGGATAATCTGAAAAGGAATCCGCAAAACCTGCGACAGATGCTTCTTCACCTCCGCCAGGAACAGCTCTACCCGGACGTTCTCGCCCGGCGTGATGAGGCCCAGCAGATGCTGCCGGTCATAGCTGACCACGAAGCCCCGCCCATGCTGCTCGATCAGCTCGGAGAGGACATTCTCAACGATGAAATGCTCCAGCCGGACACTTCGCTCCCCGGGCTCCAGCTGTACCATGACCAGATAGAACTGGCCGTAATCTTCAATAAAAGGCGTTAGCTCCAGATTCCCCGTATCCAGGCCCGAGGCCAGCCGCTGGAATACCCCTTCGCGGAGGAAGCGCAGGCTGGCCTTCAGCCGTTCACCCTGCTGCGACAGCTGGTGGTCATGCCGGATCTCTGTGGTGAGGCTGCCGATCAGCTCGGTCAGCTTGGTTTTGCCGATCGGCTTCAGCAGGTAGTCCCGCGCCCCCAGCCGCACCGCCTCCTGGGCATACGAGAATTCGCTGTGGGCGGAAATAACGATCCATTTCACATACGGATACCGGCGCTTTGAAATCTTCATGAATTCAAGGCCGTTCATGCCCGGCATCAGAATATCGGTCAGCACGATATGGATGTGCTGCTCTTCCATAATCTTCACCGCTTCTTCGGCCCGCTCGGCCACGAAGACCTGATGCTCCGGGCAGATCTGGCGGATCGTGCGCCGGACCCCTTCACGGATGACCCGCTCGTCATCGGCGATCAGAATATTCATTAAGGCTGTCCTCCTTCTGCTGGAACCGGCAGCACAATGGCCACCCGGGTGCCTTCGCCGGGGAAGCTCTCGATCTGCAGGCCGTATTCTTCCCCGAACATGAACTGCAGGCGGCGGTGCAGGTTCTGCAGCCCGATTCCGCTTTTACCGCTCATACCCGCACTGTCCCCGGCCAGCGATGCCTGCAGCCGGCTAAGCTGCTCTGCATCCATCCCGGTTCCGTTATCCTCGACAATCAGCTTCAGCATCCGGCCTTCCTCACGGGTATACACCTTCAGAATGCCCTGGCGGCCTAAGGATTCCAGCCCGTGCTTGACGGCATTCTCAATTACCGGCTGGACGGTCATCTTCGGCACCCGGATCGTCAGCCAGCGTTCATCCACATTCGTAATGATCTGCAGCCGCCCCTCCAGCCGGATGGAGATGATTTTCAGATAATGCCCCATCTGCTCCAGCTCTTCGCGCAGGCTGACATCCGCTCCGTCCTCCCACTGGCTGCTGTAACGGAACATCGAGGACAGGGAGAGCACCAGCTCACCGAGCTGCTCATTGCCCTCCTCATCCAGCATCCAGTAGATCATATCCAGCGTGTTGTAGAGAAAATGCGGGTTCACCTGGGACTGCAAAGCATGCAGCTCCGCATTCTTCTCGCTGACCGAGGCGAGCTTAACCCGCTCAATCAGCTCCTCGATCCGCCGGACCATCCGGTTGAAGGAAGCGACCAGAATATTGATCTCCTGATAAGAGGATACGTTGACCAGCCCGCGGAAATTCCCGACCTCCACCTGCCGCATCTCGCGGATCAGCTTCTTCAGCGGCGAGGAGATGGTCTGCGACACAACCGAAGCAATCAGCGTGGAGACCAGGATCAGCGCCGAGATGACGATCAGCAGATACCGCTTCATCTCCACTAGCTCCACGTTCAGATCCTTGTCCGGGGTAATACTCATGATCCACCAGCCCGAGAAGCTTAGCTTCGAGGCTATAACCAGCTGTCCGCCCTTCTGCTGAACCATCACATCCTCATCAGCGGGAAGCTTCGGCAAGGCTGCGGCGTCCGGCTGCGGGTCCGTTGCCGAGGTGACGAAACGTCCGTCGGGGGACATCAGGTAGACCTGGCTATGCGCGCCAAGCTTCAGATTCTCCAGAGCCTCCAGCACCGGCTGCGGGTCGGTCTCATACAGCACGATGCCAATCGGCTTATGCTCATTCAGATCATAGAGCTGCCGCCCGAAGGCGAAGACCGGACTGTCCTCCACCTGGTCGATCAGGGAGTGTGCGTACACGCCGAGCCAGACCATTTTGCCCGAAGATGCCTGAAGCTGCCGGTACCAGTCCTCCTGCCTATACTCCGGGTCCACCACATTCATGGAATTGCCGTAATTATAAATCTTACCCTTGTCCGTGATCACATGGATGCCAACCAGATCGTCCCGCGAATAAAAAATCGAGCCGATAATATTCGTCACCGTCTGCTCATTGATATACGCCACCGCGGGTCCGTCCGTCTTCTCGTTAATCAGGCGGATCATCTCAAAGTTATTGCTGAGCGATTTGGACAAAGCGTCATACCCCTTATAGAGCAGCGTAAACAAGCCTGCGGTCTGGGCGACATTCTTGCGTGATAACTCGCTGATCTTCTCATGCAGCTGATCCGTAGTCCGGTTATAGTACAGCAGGCTGACGATAAGCAGAATACTGGACATGCAAAAAAGAAACAGCAAGAACAACCGATGATGAATGGAATGAAAGCCGATCTTCATAGACTCTCCCCTTTCCCGCACCCTGTTCTGCCGTTTCTTATTATAGAACCTTTCCATTTTTATGCAATGAGAGAATTCGTCCGTCTGCCGCTTACCCCTTAACCGCTCCGGCCACCATCCCTTTGGTAATCTGATTTGACAGGAAAAAGTAGATCAGAATCACCGGCAGCGCACCCATCACCAGGAAGGCCCCGATATTGCCATAGTTGACCGAATACTGGCTGACGAAGGTGTAGACGCCGAACGGCAGGGTCTTCAGCTTCTCCGAGGAGATGAACGTAGCGGCCAGAATATACTCGTTCCAGATATTAATGAAGGTCAGGATGCACACGGTCATGACCGGCGGCACCGACACCGGCAGAATGATGCTGCGGAAGATCCGGTACACGCTTGCCCCGTCGATGAACGCCGATTCTTCGATCTCATGTGGAATGGCTCGCATGAAGCCGCTCAAGATGAACACGGCAATGGGAGTTGAGAACGCGATGTACGGCAGAATCAGCGACAGGTGAGTGTTGAGGATCGTCATATTTTTGAAAATAATCATCAGCGGCAGCAGCGTGGCCTGCATCGGGATCATCATCCCCATCAGGAAAATGGTCATCACCACATTGCCGTACCTCCAGCGGAACCGGGAGATGGCATAGGCCGTCATTGAGGCCAGGATGATGACACAAAGCATCGTAACTCCGGTAACGAACACACTATTCGAGAGATACTTCAGATAACTGCCCGAGGTGTAAGCCTCATAGTAGTTATGCCACTGCAATTTATGGGGCAGGGAAAAGAAGCTTCCATCCAGAATCTCCTCATTGGTCTTCAGTGAATATAACAGCAGCCACAGCAGCGGGTAGAGCTGGGTGATCACAGGAATGGCAAAAAGAAGATACACGATTCCTTTTTTGAGCTTACGCATGGTCCGCGCACTCCTTTGCTAGTTGAATTTGCGCTCCAGCCGGTTGAAGATCGTGTTGATGACCCCGGTGAAGAGCAGACAGACCACGACCAGGAACGTGGCAATCGCGCTGCCGTAGCCGTATTTGAAGGACAGGAACGAGCTGTTGTACATATGGGTGGAGATAACATCCGTAGCATGTGCGGGTCCTCCCCCGGTCATAACCATGACCAGATCAAACGCCTGTAGTGAACCGATAAAGGCCAGAATGATCGATATTTTGAAAATAGGCACGATCAGCGGAAGCGTAATATAGCGGTCGGCCTTGAAGCCGTCTGCCCCGTCGATTTTGGCCGCTTCATAGAGCTCGTCGGGAATGTTCTGTACGCCGGTATATTGGATCAGCAGATGGTAGCCGAAGTATTGCCACAGGGATACCAGATACAGAGCATACATGGCGATAGCAGGCTCGGTCAGCCAGTTATGGGTCCAGCTCTCCAGGCCCAGGGAGACGAACACACCGTTCAGCATTCCTCCCATGGAGGTGGGATTGTAGATCGTTTTCCAGAGTTGTCCGATAATGACGACTGACAGAATAACCGGCGTGAAGTAGATCGACACCAGTGTGTTTCCCTTGCGCACATAGCGGTTCAGCAGAATAGCCATGCCCAGACAGAGCGGAATCTCCAGCATCGAGGCGACAGCATACAGCAGAGTTCTCCGTACAGAGGGCCAGAACACCGGATCATGCCAGAACATCTCCTTGAAATTGCCGAAGCCAACAAACTGCGAAGAAGTCAAGCCGTCCCATTTCAGCAAGCCTGTAAAGAACGAAACCAGGATCGGAACGAATACCAGGCACACGTACAAAAGCAGACATGGCACTATGAAGGCAGCGATTGTGCGTGCCGGCACCTTAAGAACTTTCATCTTTCCCGCCTCCTATCAAGCAGATTCTTTATCTGTTCATTAGATTAATCATTAATGTCATTAATTTATAAATGGAGCATAACAAACCCGATGCGAAGCAAGCAGGGGAGGCGGCTTCGCATCGGGAAGAATGTTATATGACGGGCTTATTTATTAGCTTCAAAAGCAGCCTGATGCTCCTTCGCTACTGCAGCGGAATCCATCTTCTGCACGAACAGGTTCTGAATGCTGCTGAGATGGACCTGGGCTGTGGCCGGATTCATCGTGTTATCGAAGGCCAGGTCTCCGCCCTTCACCTGGTTGAACAGTCCGGCAATGTTAACCGCCAGATCAGAGTAACCGGCCGCCTTGAGGTCTCCGTCTACCTTTTGGCCGATCCCTACCGCATTCTTCAGCTCAAACTGTTTCTTGGGATATTGGGTACCGAAGAAGTTGAGGAAATCCTTGGCTTCCTGCAGATGCTCGCTGTTCGCCGATATAGCGAAGGCACTGCCGGGGGCCAGCATGAATTCGTTGGGGTCGCCCTTGCCGTTCACGGTCGGGAACTGGAAGGCCCCAACCTTACCCGCCACAGGGGATGCGTCGATCGCGCCGGTCTCCCAAGAGCCGATGCACCACATGGCCGCTTTGCCTGTTCTGAAGATGTTGCCGCCGGCTGTAGCATCAATCGAGGTTGCGCCATCCGGGAATGCGCCTGCCTGAACCAGCGCCTGGAAGGCATCTACCGCTTCGATGAAGGCCGGGTCCTCGAATGTCTTTTTGCCGTCAATGACATCCTGTAGGAAGCCCGGGCCGCCGTTGGTGCGGAGCAGAATGTTCATGAACAGGAACGAACCGGTCCAGGAATCCTTCTCGCCGATGGCCAGCGGCGTAATGCCTTTATCCTTCAGGATCTTGACATCCTGCAGCATCTCCTCGAACGTCGTTGGCGGAGCGGCGATTCCGGCCTGGGCGAACAGATCTTTGTTGTAGTACACCACTTCGATGTTGTTGCCGTCCGGGATAGCGTATACATTATTGTCGAAGCTGTAATAATCCAGCAAGCCCTTCTGGTAGGTGTCCTTCAGACCATTCTGATCAAGCATGTCGTTCAGCGGAGCGAGCAGACCGGCATCGACGAACGGCTTCATCTGGGCCGCCGGGTTGACGATGGTGATGTCCGGCACTTCCTTGGACGCTGCCTGGGTCTTCAGCTTCACCTTCTGCTGGTCGGTGTTCAGCGTATCCAGCTCAATTGTGACATTCGGATGCTCCTTCATGTACGCGTCGGTCAGCTCACGGATCATTTTGTAGTTGGGTGTCGCCGGGTCAGGATAGATGTTCTGAAAAGTAAGCGTTACCTTTTTGTCGCTGGGCGCGTTTGTCGCTGTTGAATTCCCGCTGCCGGTGGCCGCGTTCGGTGCTGCGTTGTCCTTCTTATCCGCGCCTGTGTTGCTGTTCGAGTTCCCGCATGCGGCAAGGCTTAGCGCCATCACTGCTGTGAGTGCGATGGTGGCTGTCTGCTTCATTTTTCTGTTAACCATAAATGAATGCCCCCTTAATTGTGATAAGCTAATTATCATCGCGCAGAGGGCTTCCGGGCAAGGTAGGAACTGCAGGAGAAAGGTTTGTTTTTTCTAGGTATGAGTATTATTCCAGCGTTTTCTCAAGCAGCTGCTCATCGTCCTTAACGTAATGGCAATGCTCATAGAATTGAATGGCGGCGGCGTTTCTTCTGCCGGTTAAAATGCGAATGTGTGTCACTCCGCGTTCCCGGAGATTTTTTTCCAGACAGTCAATAATGGTGAGGGCCACCCCTTGCCTCCTGGCGGCTTCCTGCACATAGAGTTCCGTGATTTCACCGTAAGGCTCATCATAGCAGAAGGAGTATAGGCTTTGGGCGCAGCCAAACCCTACGATAGCACCGTTCAGCTCGGCTACAGCAATTATCTCGTTACGGTTAGTATGTAAATGCTCAATGATCTTCGCTGGAGGCCTTGGTGCGCCGCCGTTAAATTCCTGATTCAGTCTGGACAGTGCTTCAGCGTCGGTTGCAGTTGCGAGTCTTGCGAGTGGAGCGGAGTTCATTTTCCAGTCACCTCGTTTAGGATTGTTAAAAAAGGCAGCCGGGTCCCCATAGGATCGACTGCCGCATACATTCGCCCCACGCGCCTTCAGCGAGCCTATTGTATATTGTTTTTCACATACATTTGACACACGCGCCTTGAGCGAGCCTATTGTATTTTGTTTTTCACATACATTTGAACACATGCGCCTTGAGCGAGCCTATTGTATACTGTTTTCCACATACATTGGGCCCCACGCGCCTTCAGCG
This region of Paenibacillus sp. FSL K6-1096 genomic DNA includes:
- the murI gene encoding glutamate racemase, with amino-acid sequence MTIGFFDSGIGGLTVLHQVLKLMPQEDYLFYADTDHVPYGEKTKEEVRAYILQAVEFIARQDITALVIACNTATSIVIEELRSRYTFPVLGIEPAVKPAVEQSEGQQQRVLVLATRLTLQEKKYHDLVHRIDPGERVDSLPLPGLVQYAEQFEFREEKIIPYLQKELAHLNLARYSTVVLGCTHFPYFEDSLRKVFPPGVKFISGSRGTARHLKQLLGTKGEINQGTGNIRYYRSGVEVDDSALLSKYDGLFKRLDVMEAAAADIPDRSSEGEFI
- a CDS encoding GNAT family N-acetyltransferase, translating into MSHYEAMMGRLRQNPLKNITLLKMLTAYHAQIDSVLIEQEQDWGVLLLMRAGTFGYDQRTYPEADTVVLMDYSSPEVFPALLERLPREAKLVFKLQEQAYRQALEPYFTLRRVRSLYSYSTDGGPGFRVDEDCILSESVDERLLPLWMANDYTMEELRHYFEEGAFSVSLFDGDTPLSTCIVYRNEERVWEIGAVHTAEEARQRGLAQRVVRTAVVHTLDRGYIPRYQVLESNLASIRLAESIGLTRAVTLEHWLNY
- a CDS encoding sugar ABC transporter permease; translated protein: MKVLKVPARTIAAFIVPCLLLYVCLVFVPILVSFFTGLLKWDGLTSSQFVGFGNFKEMFWHDPVFWPSVRRTLLYAVASMLEIPLCLGMAILLNRYVRKGNTLVSIYFTPVILSVVIIGQLWKTIYNPTSMGGMLNGVFVSLGLESWTHNWLTEPAIAMYALYLVSLWQYFGYHLLIQYTGVQNIPDELYEAAKIDGADGFKADRYITLPLIVPIFKISIILAFIGSLQAFDLVMVMTGGGPAHATDVISTHMYNSSFLSFKYGYGSAIATFLVVVCLLFTGVINTIFNRLERKFN
- a CDS encoding response regulator — its product is MNILIADDERVIREGVRRTIRQICPEHQVFVAERAEEAVKIMEEQHIHIVLTDILMPGMNGLEFMKISKRRYPYVKWIVISAHSEFSYAQEAVRLGARDYLLKPIGKTKLTELIGSLTTEIRHDHQLSQQGERLKASLRFLREGVFQRLASGLDTGNLELTPFIEDYGQFYLVMVQLEPGERSVRLEHFIVENVLSELIEQHGRGFVVSYDRQHLLGLITPGENVRVELFLAEVKKHLSQVLRIPFQIIHSGLSCDFHEVPQIVKRMREASAFQSLPLAPAKGSGEKAIEVALQYIKEHFHEELSLERIASVVFLNPAYFSQLFKLKTGQGYKEYVTSLRLEQAKLLLLNPGLRLADIAERVGYQDMRHFTQMFRKKYGLTPTEYRQQENISILMSKGITPPQ
- a CDS encoding GNAT family N-acetyltransferase, encoding MNSAPLARLATATDAEALSRLNQEFNGGAPRPPAKIIEHLHTNRNEIIAVAELNGAIVGFGCAQSLYSFCYDEPYGEITELYVQEAARRQGVALTIIDCLEKNLRERGVTHIRILTGRRNAAAIQFYEHCHYVKDDEQLLEKTLE
- a CDS encoding GrpB family protein, giving the protein MLEIAGDLIIGSEHVGSTSIEGLWAKPVIDIDLVMESYDKLPEIIRRLESFGYEHQGNLGIEGREAFRSKHDDSFMKYHLYVCPQDGKGYLEHIAFRDYLRAHPSARDEYQAVKQQLAGQHRYDIDAYCEGKTAFVRSILQKAAEE
- a CDS encoding sensor histidine kinase is translated as MKIGFHSIHHRLFLLFLFCMSSILLIVSLLYYNRTTDQLHEKISELSRKNVAQTAGLFTLLYKGYDALSKSLSNNFEMIRLINEKTDGPAVAYINEQTVTNIIGSIFYSRDDLVGIHVITDKGKIYNYGNSMNVVDPEYRQEDWYRQLQASSGKMVWLGVYAHSLIDQVEDSPVFAFGRQLYDLNEHKPIGIVLYETDPQPVLEALENLKLGAHSQVYLMSPDGRFVTSATDPQPDAAALPKLPADEDVMVQQKGGQLVIASKLSFSGWWIMSITPDKDLNVELVEMKRYLLIVISALILVSTLIASVVSQTISSPLKKLIREMRQVEVGNFRGLVNVSSYQEINILVASFNRMVRRIEELIERVKLASVSEKNAELHALQSQVNPHFLYNTLDMIYWMLDEEGNEQLGELVLSLSSMFRYSSQWEDGADVSLREELEQMGHYLKIISIRLEGRLQIITNVDERWLTIRVPKMTVQPVIENAVKHGLESLGRQGILKVYTREEGRMLKLIVEDNGTGMDAEQLSRLQASLAGDSAGMSGKSGIGLQNLHRRLQFMFGEEYGLQIESFPGEGTRVAIVLPVPAEGGQP
- a CDS encoding extracellular solute-binding protein, which produces MVNRKMKQTATIALTAVMALSLAACGNSNSNTGADKKDNAAPNAATGSGNSTATNAPSDKKVTLTFQNIYPDPATPNYKMIRELTDAYMKEHPNVTIELDTLNTDQQKVKLKTQAASKEVPDITIVNPAAQMKPFVDAGLLAPLNDMLDQNGLKDTYQKGLLDYYSFDNNVYAIPDGNNIEVVYYNKDLFAQAGIAAPPTTFEEMLQDVKILKDKGITPLAIGEKDSWTGSFLFMNILLRTNGGPGFLQDVIDGKKTFEDPAFIEAVDAFQALVQAGAFPDGATSIDATAGGNIFRTGKAAMWCIGSWETGAIDASPVAGKVGAFQFPTVNGKGDPNEFMLAPGSAFAISANSEHLQEAKDFLNFFGTQYPKKQFELKNAVGIGQKVDGDLKAAGYSDLAVNIAGLFNQVKGGDLAFDNTMNPATAQVHLSSIQNLFVQKMDSAAVAKEHQAAFEANK
- a CDS encoding carbohydrate ABC transporter permease codes for the protein MRKLKKGIVYLLFAIPVITQLYPLLWLLLYSLKTNEEILDGSFFSLPHKLQWHNYYEAYTSGSYLKYLSNSVFVTGVTMLCVIILASMTAYAISRFRWRYGNVVMTIFLMGMMIPMQATLLPLMIIFKNMTILNTHLSLILPYIAFSTPIAVFILSGFMRAIPHEIEESAFIDGASVYRIFRSIILPVSVPPVMTVCILTFINIWNEYILAATFISSEKLKTLPFGVYTFVSQYSVNYGNIGAFLVMGALPVILIYFFLSNQITKGMVAGAVKG